The Suncus etruscus isolate mSunEtr1 chromosome 7, mSunEtr1.pri.cur, whole genome shotgun sequence genome includes a window with the following:
- the CHML gene encoding rab proteins geranylgeranyltransferase component A 2, producing MNWSTTGDFSSWHIHTSLCLQSHIFPSSKVLSSDITSSRMANNLPTEFDVVIIGTGLPESILAAACSRNGQSVLHIDSKCYYGGNWASFNFPGLLSWLKEYQQNTDTGEENSSLWQDLIHETEVAIALCKKDETIQHTEVFCYANQSLDDSIEENNSSQRNTSESSSILTKAIDSAYLSEETQSELMTYKMPTRDDLESSREIDPEVTNVEETLTKETNCIDNTFTQIVSGEDKDENKSTAEDSNDQPKRNCINYSQIIKEGKRFNIDLVSKLLYSQGPLIDLLIKSKVSHYAEFKNVTRILAFREGKVEQVPCSRADVFNSKKLTMIEKRMLMKFLTFCLDYEQHPDEYQAFMHCSFSDYLKSKKLTANLQHFILHSIAMTESSCSVLDGLKATKNFLQCLGRFGNTPFLFPVYGQGEIPQCFCRMSAVFGGIYCVRHKVQCLVVDKESGRCKAIIDHFGQRINAKYFIVEDSYFSEETCSNVQYKQISRAVLITDQSVLKTDSDQQISILVVPPVEQSTCSVRVTELCSSTMTCMNGTYLVHLTCSSSKTAKEDLEPVVKKLFTPCSETEMDQEEFTKPKVLWALYFNMRDSSGISRSLYNGLPPNVYVCSGPDCKLGSEHAVKQAEALFQEIFPGEEFFPPPPNPEDIIFDDEEK from the coding sequence ATGAACTGGAGCACCACAGGAGATTTTTCTTCATGGCATATTCATACCTCGCTCTGCCTACAATCACACATATTTCCTTCATCAAAAGTTTTGTCATCAGATATCACTTCTTCCAGAATGGCAAATAATCTGCCTACAGAGTTTGATGTGGTTATAATAGGGACAGGTTTGCCTGAGTCCATCCTTGCAGCAGCATGTTCCAGAAATGGTCAGAGTGTTCTGCATATTGATTCTAAATGCTATTATGGAGGAAACTGGGCTAGTTTCAACTTTCCAGGATTGCTCTCTTGGCTGAAGGAGTATCAGCAAAACACTGACACTGGAGAAGAAAATAGCTCTCTTTGGCAAGATCTGATCCATGAAACAGAAGTAGCCATTGCACTTTGTAAGAAGGATGAAACCATTCAACACACAGAAGTTTTTTGTTATGCTAATCAGTCTTTGGATGacagtatagaagagaacaattCTTCACAAAGAAATACTTCAGAGTCATCTAGCATCCTTACTAAAGCTATAGATTCTGCATACTTGTCTGAAGAAACACAGTCAGAACTCATGACCTACAAAATGCCTACTAGAGATGATCTGGAAAGCAGTAGGGAAATTGACCCAGAAGTAACTAATGTAGAGGAGACcctaacaaaagaaacaaattgtaTTGATAACACTTTTACACAGATAGTTTCAGGTGAAGATAAAGATGAAAACAAATCTACAGCTGAAGACAGTAATGACCAACCAAAGAGGAATTGTATTAATTACTCTCAGATAATTAAAGAAGGTAAGAGGTTTAATATAGATTTGGTATCAAAGCTGCTATATTCTCAAGGGCCACTAATTGACCTTTTAATCAAGTCAAAAGTTAGTCATTATGCAGAATTTAAAAATGTCACTAGAATTCTTGCATTTCGAGAAGGAAAAGTAGAGCAGGTACCTTGTTCCAGAGCTGATGTTTTTAATAGCAAAAAACTGACTATGATTGAAAAGAGAATGCTGATGAAATTTCTTACGTTTTGTTTAGACTATGAACAACATCCTGATGAATACCAAGCTTTCATGCATTGTTCATTTTcagattatttaaaaagtaagaaattaaCCGCTAACCTCCAACATTTTATACTACACTCAATTGCAATGACAGAATCATCTTGCTCTGTATTAGATGGTCTCAAAGCAACAAAAAACTTTCTTCAGTGTCTTGGACGATTTGGCAacactccttttttatttcccgTGTATGGCCAAGGAGAAATTCCCCAGTGTTTCTGCAGGATGAGTGCAGTGTTTGGTGGAATCTATTGTGTTCGCCATAAAGTACAATGCCTTGTGGTTGACAAAGAATCTGGAAGATGTAAAGCAATTATAGATCACTTTGGTCaaagaataaatgcaaaatattttattgtggagGATAGTTATTTTTCGGAGGAAACGTGCTCAAATGTACAATACAAGCAGATTTCCAGGGCAGTGCTCATTACAGATCAATCTGTTTTAAAGACAGATTCAGATCAGCAGATATCCATTTTGGTAGTGCCTCCAGTAGAACAATCAACCTGTTCGGTTCGAGTCACAGAATTATGTTCCTCAACCATGACATGTATGAATGGTACCTATTTGGTACATTTGACTTGCTCATCTTCTAAAACAGCAAAAGAAGACTTAGAACCAGTAGTGAAGAAATTATTTACCCCATGTTCTGAAACAGAGATGGATCAGGAAGAATTTACGAAGCCAAAAGTTTTGTGGgctctttattttaatatgagaGATTCTTCAGGAATAAGCAGAAGCTTATATAATGGCTTACCTCCCAATGTTTATGTCTGCTCTGGACCTGACTGTAAGCTGGGAAGTGAACATGCAGTTAAACAAGCTGAAGCACTTTTTCAGGAGATCTTTCCAGGTGAGGAATTCTTCCCCCCACCTCCAAATCCCGAAGACATTATTTTTGATGATGAAGAGAAGTAA